One window from the genome of Armatimonadota bacterium encodes:
- a CDS encoding S-layer homology domain-containing protein, with protein sequence MKRLLMGIATVAIVATTAHAQAPFADVPRDHWSYEAVNTLAQRGIVIGYPDGTFGGKRAMTRYEFATAIARMIPQFEQSIKDQIAAIPSSTSTPPDLSGYAKTSDLAAFVTKDDFDALKKLVDQFAPELQMLQVDVAGLRKDLASLTDRVTKIEKEIDRIKITGQADVIAKLSSTNRDTLKNPAVYAVNSSTNNFSGAPVDIDGRPLAPTTNLFEFAQIAYNTQLNIRARVSDTISAVTDVNIGNFAGAYAASPVWPNDPGFNRGGFPYGSTTKGSMNSEITPLKAYISAPLDLKLLGKVDFEAGKTGVQFTPYTLKLVDYDTYTNLPFTDNGEVIFTGAKGGFNIGGIAISAYAGTHGTSLMQGGPDVNGMFPNGAGYPVLFTGGVYSPNAPYAMTREGDAAILTMPEALFGARSNMSLRGLPFMFAPATQSAGIRAVLGTPLGGTLGLSYINAGINNTDLTPYTGVDALAGYKPMDVGRASVYGADLSLKLIRGIGVQAEYANSNMFERGKKFKLNTDNSVVDGKHEAIDAKLAFNIRTVALTAGYKKIDPLFGAPGSWGAIGGWKNPVNIKGYEGTVGVNLAKGLDFTGSAAQYRSIVAGVGSTDAAVMADDDNTRITHWTAGLKFNIGDYSKVDLGVENVRTKANPLINTTGATAEQTYYNLGYGAALSANSSFRLLYQIIDYRDKGAMLLNNGQDAKGSVAVGQFTVKF encoded by the coding sequence ATGAAGAGACTATTGATGGGTATCGCTACAGTAGCGATCGTGGCCACCACGGCGCACGCGCAAGCTCCGTTTGCAGACGTGCCGCGCGACCACTGGTCCTACGAAGCGGTCAACACCCTCGCCCAGAGGGGCATCGTCATCGGTTACCCCGATGGCACATTCGGCGGCAAGCGCGCTATGACGCGCTACGAGTTCGCCACGGCGATCGCCCGTATGATCCCCCAGTTCGAACAGAGCATCAAGGATCAGATCGCGGCCATCCCGTCGTCCACCAGCACTCCTCCGGATCTTAGCGGCTACGCCAAGACCTCGGACCTCGCTGCATTCGTCACCAAGGACGACTTCGACGCGCTCAAAAAGCTCGTCGACCAGTTCGCCCCTGAACTGCAAATGCTGCAGGTGGACGTTGCCGGTCTTCGCAAAGACCTGGCCTCATTGACCGACCGCGTGACCAAGATCGAAAAAGAAATCGATCGCATCAAGATCACCGGCCAGGCTGACGTCATCGCCAAGCTGTCGTCCACAAACCGCGACACCCTCAAGAACCCCGCTGTCTACGCGGTCAACAGCAGCACCAACAACTTCTCCGGCGCCCCCGTCGACATCGACGGCCGCCCGCTGGCTCCCACGACCAACCTGTTTGAGTTCGCACAGATCGCCTACAACACCCAGCTCAACATCCGCGCCAGAGTCAGCGACACCATCTCCGCCGTCACCGACGTCAATATCGGCAACTTCGCGGGCGCCTATGCGGCCTCCCCGGTCTGGCCGAACGACCCCGGTTTCAACCGCGGTGGCTTCCCCTACGGCAGCACCACCAAGGGCAGCATGAACAGCGAGATCACGCCCCTCAAGGCCTATATCTCCGCGCCGCTTGACCTCAAACTCCTCGGCAAGGTCGACTTTGAGGCCGGCAAAACCGGCGTGCAGTTCACACCCTACACCCTGAAGCTCGTTGACTACGACACCTACACCAACCTTCCCTTCACCGACAACGGCGAAGTTATCTTCACCGGCGCCAAGGGTGGCTTCAACATCGGTGGCATCGCCATCAGCGCCTACGCCGGAACGCACGGCACCTCCCTGATGCAGGGCGGACCGGACGTCAACGGCATGTTCCCGAACGGAGCCGGCTACCCGGTTCTCTTCACCGGTGGCGTCTACAGCCCCAACGCTCCTTACGCCATGACCCGTGAAGGCGACGCCGCTATCCTGACGATGCCCGAAGCCCTCTTCGGCGCTCGTTCCAACATGTCGCTCCGCGGCCTGCCGTTCATGTTCGCTCCGGCCACGCAGTCCGCCGGTATCCGCGCCGTCCTCGGCACGCCGCTCGGCGGCACCCTGGGCCTCAGCTACATCAACGCCGGCATCAACAACACCGACCTCACCCCGTACACGGGCGTCGACGCCCTCGCCGGCTACAAGCCGATGGACGTCGGTCGCGCTTCCGTCTACGGCGCCGACCTCTCGCTCAAGCTCATCCGCGGCATCGGCGTTCAGGCCGAATACGCGAACAGCAACATGTTCGAGCGCGGCAAGAAGTTCAAGCTCAACACCGATAACTCCGTGGTTGACGGCAAGCACGAAGCCATCGACGCCAAACTCGCGTTCAACATCCGCACCGTCGCCCTCACCGCCGGCTACAAGAAGATCGATCCCCTCTTCGGAGCTCCGGGCTCCTGGGGCGCGATCGGCGGCTGGAAGAACCCGGTCAACATCAAGGGATATGAGGGCACGGTCGGCGTGAACCTCGCTAAGGGCCTGGACTTCACCGGTTCCGCTGCCCAGTACCGCTCCATCGTCGCCGGCGTTGGTTCCACCGACGCTGCGGTGATGGCGGATGACGACAACACCAGGATCACCCACTGGACCGCCGGACTGAAGTTCAACATCGGCGATTACAGCAAGGTTGACCTTGGCGTCGAGAACGTCCGCACTAAGGCAAACCCGCTGATCAACACGACCGGCGCCACTGCCGAGCAGACGTACTACAACCTGGGTTACGGCGCAGCGCTTTCCGCCAACTCCTCGTTCCGGTTGCTCTACCAGATCATCGACTACCGCGACAAGGGCGCCATGCTGTTGAACAACGGCCAGGACGCCAAGGG